One genomic segment of Vulpes vulpes isolate BD-2025 chromosome 2, VulVul3, whole genome shotgun sequence includes these proteins:
- the HMGCL gene encoding hydroxymethylglutaryl-CoA lyase, mitochondrial isoform X1 — translation MATMRKVLPRRLVGLASLRAVSTSSLGTFPKQVKIVEVGARDGLQNEKNIVSTSTKIKLIDMLSEAGLPVIEATSFVSPKWVPQMADCAEVLKGIQKFPGINYPVLTPNIKGFQAAVAAGAKEVTIFAAASELFTKKNTNCSIDESLQRSDDIFRAARAAGIPVRGYVSCVLGCPYEGKISPAKVVEVTKKIYSMGCYEISLGDTIGVGTPGVMKDMLSAVMHEVPVSALAVHCHDTYGQALANTLMALQMGVSAVDSSVAGLGGCPYAQGASGNLATEDLVYMLSGLGIHTGVNLQKLLEAGTFICQALNRKTSSKVAQAICKL, via the exons ATGGCGACCATGAGGAAGGTGTTGCCGCGGAGACTGGTGGGCTTGGCGTCTCTCCGGGCT GTCAGCACCTCTTCTCTGGGTACTTTTCCAAAGCAAGTGAAAATTGTGGAAGTTGGGGCCCGAGATGGACTACAGAATGAAAAG AATATTGTATCTACTTCTACAAAAATCAAGCTGATAGACATGCTTTCAGAAGCAGGACTCCCTGTTATAGAAGCCACCAGCTTTGTGTCCCCCAAGTGGGTTCCCCAG ATGGCTGACTGTGCTGAAGTCTTGAAGGGCATCCAGAAATTTCCTGGCATCAACTACCCAGTCCTGACCCCAAATATCAAAGGCTTCCAGGCAGCG GTTGCTGCTGGAGCGAAGGAGGTGACCATCTTTGCAGCTGCCTCGGAGCTGTTCACCAAGAAAAACACCAATTGCTCCATTGATGAGAGTTTACAGAGGTCCGACGACATCTTCAGGGCAGCTCGGGCCGCCGGTATCCCTGTGCGTGG GTATGTCTCCTGTGTGCTTGGATGCCCCTATGAAGGCAAGATCTCCCCGGCTAAAGTAGTTGAG GTCACTAAGAAGATATACTCAATGGGCTGCTATGAGATCTCCCTGGGGGACACCATCGGTGTGGGAACCCCAGGGGTTATGAAGGACATGCTGTCTGCGGTCATGCACGAGGTTCCTGTTTCTGCTCTGGCCGTCCACTGCCATGACACCTATGGCCAGGCCCTGGCCAACACCTTGATGGCCTTGCAG ATGGGAGTGAGTGCGGTGGACTCTTCTGTGGCAGGACTTGGAGGCTGTCCCTATGCACAGGGGGCATCTGGAAACTTGGCCACTGAGGACCTTGTCTACATGCTGTCTGGCTTGGGCATTCACACG GGTGTGAACCTCCAGAAGCTCCTGGAAGCTGGAACCTTTATCTGCCAAGCCCTGAACAGAAAAACCAGTTCCAAAGTGGCTCAGGCTATCTGTAAACTGTGA
- the HMGCL gene encoding hydroxymethylglutaryl-CoA lyase, mitochondrial isoform X2, which yields MTQVSTSSLGTFPKQVKIVEVGARDGLQNEKNIVSTSTKIKLIDMLSEAGLPVIEATSFVSPKWVPQMADCAEVLKGIQKFPGINYPVLTPNIKGFQAAVAAGAKEVTIFAAASELFTKKNTNCSIDESLQRSDDIFRAARAAGIPVRGYVSCVLGCPYEGKISPAKVVEVTKKIYSMGCYEISLGDTIGVGTPGVMKDMLSAVMHEVPVSALAVHCHDTYGQALANTLMALQMGVSAVDSSVAGLGGCPYAQGASGNLATEDLVYMLSGLGIHTGVNLQKLLEAGTFICQALNRKTSSKVAQAICKL from the exons ATGACACAG GTCAGCACCTCTTCTCTGGGTACTTTTCCAAAGCAAGTGAAAATTGTGGAAGTTGGGGCCCGAGATGGACTACAGAATGAAAAG AATATTGTATCTACTTCTACAAAAATCAAGCTGATAGACATGCTTTCAGAAGCAGGACTCCCTGTTATAGAAGCCACCAGCTTTGTGTCCCCCAAGTGGGTTCCCCAG ATGGCTGACTGTGCTGAAGTCTTGAAGGGCATCCAGAAATTTCCTGGCATCAACTACCCAGTCCTGACCCCAAATATCAAAGGCTTCCAGGCAGCG GTTGCTGCTGGAGCGAAGGAGGTGACCATCTTTGCAGCTGCCTCGGAGCTGTTCACCAAGAAAAACACCAATTGCTCCATTGATGAGAGTTTACAGAGGTCCGACGACATCTTCAGGGCAGCTCGGGCCGCCGGTATCCCTGTGCGTGG GTATGTCTCCTGTGTGCTTGGATGCCCCTATGAAGGCAAGATCTCCCCGGCTAAAGTAGTTGAG GTCACTAAGAAGATATACTCAATGGGCTGCTATGAGATCTCCCTGGGGGACACCATCGGTGTGGGAACCCCAGGGGTTATGAAGGACATGCTGTCTGCGGTCATGCACGAGGTTCCTGTTTCTGCTCTGGCCGTCCACTGCCATGACACCTATGGCCAGGCCCTGGCCAACACCTTGATGGCCTTGCAG ATGGGAGTGAGTGCGGTGGACTCTTCTGTGGCAGGACTTGGAGGCTGTCCCTATGCACAGGGGGCATCTGGAAACTTGGCCACTGAGGACCTTGTCTACATGCTGTCTGGCTTGGGCATTCACACG GGTGTGAACCTCCAGAAGCTCCTGGAAGCTGGAACCTTTATCTGCCAAGCCCTGAACAGAAAAACCAGTTCCAAAGTGGCTCAGGCTATCTGTAAACTGTGA
- the HMGCL gene encoding hydroxymethylglutaryl-CoA lyase, mitochondrial isoform X3 — translation MLSEAGLPVIEATSFVSPKWVPQMADCAEVLKGIQKFPGINYPVLTPNIKGFQAAVAAGAKEVTIFAAASELFTKKNTNCSIDESLQRSDDIFRAARAAGIPVRGYVSCVLGCPYEGKISPAKVVEVTKKIYSMGCYEISLGDTIGVGTPGVMKDMLSAVMHEVPVSALAVHCHDTYGQALANTLMALQMGVSAVDSSVAGLGGCPYAQGASGNLATEDLVYMLSGLGIHTGVNLQKLLEAGTFICQALNRKTSSKVAQAICKL, via the exons ATGCTTTCAGAAGCAGGACTCCCTGTTATAGAAGCCACCAGCTTTGTGTCCCCCAAGTGGGTTCCCCAG ATGGCTGACTGTGCTGAAGTCTTGAAGGGCATCCAGAAATTTCCTGGCATCAACTACCCAGTCCTGACCCCAAATATCAAAGGCTTCCAGGCAGCG GTTGCTGCTGGAGCGAAGGAGGTGACCATCTTTGCAGCTGCCTCGGAGCTGTTCACCAAGAAAAACACCAATTGCTCCATTGATGAGAGTTTACAGAGGTCCGACGACATCTTCAGGGCAGCTCGGGCCGCCGGTATCCCTGTGCGTGG GTATGTCTCCTGTGTGCTTGGATGCCCCTATGAAGGCAAGATCTCCCCGGCTAAAGTAGTTGAG GTCACTAAGAAGATATACTCAATGGGCTGCTATGAGATCTCCCTGGGGGACACCATCGGTGTGGGAACCCCAGGGGTTATGAAGGACATGCTGTCTGCGGTCATGCACGAGGTTCCTGTTTCTGCTCTGGCCGTCCACTGCCATGACACCTATGGCCAGGCCCTGGCCAACACCTTGATGGCCTTGCAG ATGGGAGTGAGTGCGGTGGACTCTTCTGTGGCAGGACTTGGAGGCTGTCCCTATGCACAGGGGGCATCTGGAAACTTGGCCACTGAGGACCTTGTCTACATGCTGTCTGGCTTGGGCATTCACACG GGTGTGAACCTCCAGAAGCTCCTGGAAGCTGGAACCTTTATCTGCCAAGCCCTGAACAGAAAAACCAGTTCCAAAGTGGCTCAGGCTATCTGTAAACTGTGA
- the GALE gene encoding UDP-glucose 4-epimerase isoform X2, which produces MAEKVLVTGGAGYIGSHTVLELLEAGYLPVVIDNFHNAIRGKGSMPESLQRVQELTGRSVEFEEMDILDQAALQRLFEKHSFTAVIHFAGLKAVGESVQKPLDYYRVNLTGSIQLLEIMRAHGVKNLVFSSSATVYGNPQYLPLDEAHPTGGCTNPYGKSKYFIEEMIRDLCQADKAWNAVLLRYFNPIGAHASGCIGEDPQGIPNNLMPYVSQVAIGRREVLNVFGNDYDTEDGTGVRDYIHVVDLAKGHIAALRKLKEQCGCRIYNLGTGTGYSVLQMVEAMKKASGQEIPYKVVARREGDVAACYANPSLALKELGWTAVLGLDRMCEDLWRWQKQNPSGFGGQA; this is translated from the exons ATGGCAGAGAAGGTGCTGGTGACAGGCGGGGCTGGCTACATCGGCAGCCACACAgtgctggagctgctggaggccggctatTTGCCCGTGGTCATCGACAACTTCCACAATGCCATTCGTG GAAAGGGCTCCATGCCGGAGAGCCTGCAGCGGGTTCAGGAGCTGACGGGCCGCTCTGTGGAGTTTGAGGAGATGGACATCTTGGACCAGGCAGCCCTCCAGCGTCTCTTCGAGAAG CACAGCTTTACGGCAGTCATCCACTTTGCGGGCCTCAAGGCCGTGGGAGAGTCCGTGCAGAAGCCTCTGGATTATTACAGAGTTAACCTGACGGGAAGCATCCAACTGCTGGAG ATCATGAGGGCCCATGGGGTGAAGAACCTGGTATTCAGCAGCTCAGCCACCGTGTACGGGAACCCACAGTACCTGCCCCTGGATGAGGCCCACCCCACAGGTGGCTGTACCAACCCCTACGGCAAGTCCAAGTACTTCATCGAGGAAATGATCCGGGACCTGTGCCAGGCAGACAAG GCCTGGAACGCAGTGCTGCTGCGGTACTTCAACCCCATAGGCGCCCATGCCTCGGGCTGCATTGGCGAGGATCCCCAGGGCATCCCCAACAACCTCATGCCCTATGTTTCCCAG GTGGCAATTGGGCGACGGGAGGTGCTGAATGTCTTTGGTAATGACTATGACACGGAGGATGGCACAG GTGTCCGGGATTATATCCATGTTGTGGATCTGGCCAAGGGCCATATCGCGGCCTTGAGGAAGCTGAAGGAGCAGTGTGGCTGTCGG ATCTACAACCTGGGCACGGGCACGGGCTACTCGGTGCTGCAGATGGTCGAGGCCATGAAGAAGGCTTCTGGGCAGGAG ATCCCATACAAGGTGGTGGCACGGCGGGAAGGTGACGTGGCTGCCTGTTATGCCAACCCCAGCCTGGCCCTCAAGGAGCTGGGCTGGACAGCCGTCTTAGGGCTGGACAGGATGT GTGAGGACCTGTGGCGCTGGCAGAAGCAGAACCCTTCAGGCTTTGGTGGCCAGGCCTGA
- the GALE gene encoding UDP-glucose 4-epimerase isoform X1 has product MAEKVLVTGGAGYIGSHTVLELLEAGYLPVVIDNFHNAIRGKGSMPESLQRVQELTGRSVEFEEMDILDQAALQRLFEKHSFTAVIHFAGLKAVGESVQKPLDYYRVNLTGSIQLLEIMRAHGVKNLVFSSSATVYGNPQYLPLDEAHPTGGCTNPYGKSKYFIEEMIRDLCQADKAWNAVLLRYFNPIGAHASGCIGEDPQGIPNNLMPYVSQVAIGRREVLNVFGNDYDTEDGTGEPRTMRIQEWEPGAKWGQTDTLLSTPLHPTTSSAGVRDYIHVVDLAKGHIAALRKLKEQCGCRIYNLGTGTGYSVLQMVEAMKKASGQEIPYKVVARREGDVAACYANPSLALKELGWTAVLGLDRMCEDLWRWQKQNPSGFGGQA; this is encoded by the exons ATGGCAGAGAAGGTGCTGGTGACAGGCGGGGCTGGCTACATCGGCAGCCACACAgtgctggagctgctggaggccggctatTTGCCCGTGGTCATCGACAACTTCCACAATGCCATTCGTG GAAAGGGCTCCATGCCGGAGAGCCTGCAGCGGGTTCAGGAGCTGACGGGCCGCTCTGTGGAGTTTGAGGAGATGGACATCTTGGACCAGGCAGCCCTCCAGCGTCTCTTCGAGAAG CACAGCTTTACGGCAGTCATCCACTTTGCGGGCCTCAAGGCCGTGGGAGAGTCCGTGCAGAAGCCTCTGGATTATTACAGAGTTAACCTGACGGGAAGCATCCAACTGCTGGAG ATCATGAGGGCCCATGGGGTGAAGAACCTGGTATTCAGCAGCTCAGCCACCGTGTACGGGAACCCACAGTACCTGCCCCTGGATGAGGCCCACCCCACAGGTGGCTGTACCAACCCCTACGGCAAGTCCAAGTACTTCATCGAGGAAATGATCCGGGACCTGTGCCAGGCAGACAAG GCCTGGAACGCAGTGCTGCTGCGGTACTTCAACCCCATAGGCGCCCATGCCTCGGGCTGCATTGGCGAGGATCCCCAGGGCATCCCCAACAACCTCATGCCCTATGTTTCCCAG GTGGCAATTGGGCGACGGGAGGTGCTGAATGTCTTTGGTAATGACTATGACACGGAGGATGGCACAGGTGAGCCCAGGACCATGAGGATCCAGGAGTGGGAGCCAGGGGCCAAATGGGGTCAGACAGACACTCTGCTGAGCACCCCCCTGCACCCAACCACCTCCTCCGCAGGTGTCCGGGATTATATCCATGTTGTGGATCTGGCCAAGGGCCATATCGCGGCCTTGAGGAAGCTGAAGGAGCAGTGTGGCTGTCGG ATCTACAACCTGGGCACGGGCACGGGCTACTCGGTGCTGCAGATGGTCGAGGCCATGAAGAAGGCTTCTGGGCAGGAG ATCCCATACAAGGTGGTGGCACGGCGGGAAGGTGACGTGGCTGCCTGTTATGCCAACCCCAGCCTGGCCCTCAAGGAGCTGGGCTGGACAGCCGTCTTAGGGCTGGACAGGATGT GTGAGGACCTGTGGCGCTGGCAGAAGCAGAACCCTTCAGGCTTTGGTGGCCAGGCCTGA
- the LYPLA2 gene encoding acyl-protein thioesterase 2: MAARVWRIADAHFRVPCRWPGHFRQRDGWVPGTRAEVPAGAAEGEECVPVREKEETRPRGLGSPREWRPQPWSLQCMCGNTMSVPLLTDAATVSGAERETAAVIFLHGLGDTGHSWADALSTIRLPHVKYICPHAPRIPVTLNMKMVMPSWFDLMGLSPDAPEDEAGIKKAAENIKALIEHEMKNGIPANRIVLGGFSQGGALSLYTALTCPHPLAGIVALSCWLPLHRAFPQAANGSAKDLAILQCHGELDPMVPVRFGALTAEKLRSVVTPARVQFKTYPGVMHSSCPQEMAAVKEFLEKLLPPV; the protein is encoded by the exons ATGGCAGCTCGCGTCTGGCGGATCGCCGACGCCCACTTCCGGGTTCCGTGCCGCTGGCCAGGCCACTTCCGGCAGCGCGATGGCTGGGTTCCCGGGACTCGAGCGGAAGTTCCGGCGGGGGCGGCCGAGGGGGAAGAGTGTGTGCCTGTGCGGGAGAAAGAGGAGACTCGCCCGAGAGGTCTCGGAAGCCCCAGGGAGTGGAG GCCCCAGCCGTGGAGCCTGCAGTGTATGTGTGGTAACACCATGTCTGTGCCCCTGCTCACCGATGCTGCCACCGTGTCTGGAGCTGAGCGGGAAACGGCCGCG gttatttttttACATGGACTTGGAGACACAGG GCACAGCTGGGCTGACGCCCTCTCCACCATCCGGCTCCCTCACGTCAAGTACATCTGTCCCCATGC ACCCCGGATCCCTGTGACTCTCAACATGAAGATGGTGATGCCCTCCTG GTTTGACCTGATGGGGCTAAGTCCAGATGCCCCAGAGGACGAGGCTGGCATCAAGAAGGCAGCAGAGAACA TCAAGGCCTTGATCGAGCATGAGATGAAGAATGGGATCCCTGCCAACCGAATTGTCCTGGGAGGCTTTTCAcag GGTGGGGCCCTGTCCCTCTACACGGCCCTTACCTGTCCCCACCCTCTGGCTGGCATTGTGGCATTGAGCTGTTGGCTGCCTCTGCACCGGGCCTTCCCCCAG GCAGCCAATGGCAGCGCCAAGGACCTGGCCATCCTTCAGTGCCATGGGGAGCTGGACCCCATGGTTCCAGTACGGTTTGGGGCCCTGACGGCTGAGAAGCTCCGGTCTGTTGTCACACCTGCCAGGGTCCAGTTCAAGACTTACCCAGGTGTCATGCACAGCTCCTGTCCTCAG GAGATGGCAGCGGTGAAGGAGTTTCTTGAGAAGCTGCTGCCTCCTGTCTAA